ATAATCCTTGCTAGTTTTTGCTAGCTTTTTCTATCCTTCAATCAATGGAATTGATTGGGTTTAATTTAGTGTGCTGTTTAGTTTTCAAAGATCGATAATTGCCGCAAAACCGTTGCGTTTTAACGACAAAATGTATCTTATCATATTTCTCTAAGCTTGTCAACCGATTTATTGATTACTTTTTTTACCATCTGTGCGTTACTTTTCCTACAACCGGTGACAGGAATTTATTATATATAAAATCTTTAAATATGTCAACAATTTTTTATCTGATGATTTTATACGTGTTTCGACAATATTTTGAATTATCCAATTCTTTCTAATGATTATATTCAATTTGTGTTTCTTATTCAAATCAACTTATGTTATAATAGAGTCAGTGAAAACATGTTTAAAAGGAGTGGCTTATATGTCTGATCTTCGTAATGCTATAACAGATGAATTCCAATATACAGTGGATAATCTTTTAGTAAGGAATAAAAGTATACTGGATCAACTCACAAAGTACCAGGATTCCTGTGCTCGTGTCAATCGAACGATTGCCAAAGCTGTTACCCATTGCGGCTGTATTCAGATCAACAGTCAAAAGCAAAAATATCCGGAAGATGATTCTGATATGTCTTTAGAAGATTTAAAGCTTATAATGAATGATCATTTGGAAGGAAAATTATGTGACAACTGCCGTGACTTTATAGAAAAAGAAATGGGACGAAACCTCTTTTATCTGGCATCTTTATGCAATACCCTGGATTTGAACTTATATGATATTCTTCTTAAGGAACTGGATCGTGTGCAGATGTTAGGTAAATTTACTTTAAGATAAAGCAGATTCTTAGAATTCGATAATCCATTAAGCCTATCTATATCTACTTTCACATAATTAAAGGGCGAACACTGTTCGCCCGTTTTTTTATTTTAAGATAATCTGCAAAGCTTCGTTAACATTCTCCACTCCGTAAATCTTAATGCCATCAACAGGTTTCAGACCTTTTAAATTGGCTTTAGGAATCACACAGGCCTTAAACCCCATTTTTGCACATTCCATAATTCTTTTTTCTGCCATACTGATTCCTCTGACTTCTCCCGTTAGTCCTACTTCTCCGAAAACAGCCATATGAGGATCTATTACCTGGTCTTTAAAGCTGGAGGCAATCGCTGCAATAATTCCGAGATCAAGAGCAGGTTCGGTAACCTTTATCCCCCCTGCCAGATTGACATAGCTGTCGTAACTTATAAGCTGCATTCCTACTCTTTTTTCCAATACTGCCATCAATAGCACTACCCTGTTATAATCTATCCCCGTTGCCGTTCTTCTGGGCATTCCAAAGTTTGTGAAACAAACCAACGCCTGTACTTCTACCAACATCGGTCTTGTCCCTTCCATACAGCAAGTTACAATAGAACCAGGAACATTAAGGGGCCTTCCTGCCAGCATTAGTTCTGAAGGATTCTGCACTTCCATAAGCCCTTTATCCTGCATTTCAAATACCCCTATTTCATTGGTAGAACCAAAACGATTTTTAACTGCTCTTAAGACACGATAGGTTGCATGTCTTTCTCCTTCAAAATAAAGAACTGTGTCAACCATATGCTCTAAAACTCTTGGTCCTGCAAGGGAGCCTTCCTTTGTTACATGCCCTACAATTATAATAGGAATATTCTGGCCCTTGGAAATCCTCATCATACTTGAAGTTGCTTCCCGGACTTGACTCACACTGCCTGGTGCAGATGTAATTTCCTCTTTAAAAACCGTTTGAATAGAATCAACAATGACTAAGTCAGGAGAAGCATTTTTGATCGCGCCTTCTATCACATCCATATTCGTTTCTGAGATCAGAAGTAAATTGCTCGTTTTGACACCTAATCTGTCGGCTCTCATCTTTATCTGTCTTACGGATTCTTCTCCAGAAGCATAGAGTATTTTGGCCCCATTATTGCCTATGTGCTCACACATTTGTAAAAGAAGCGTAGACTTTCCGATTCCGGGGTCCCCTCCTACCAGTACCAAACTGCCTTTTACGATTCCTCCACCCAAAACCCTGTCTAACTCATTGGATCCTGTTCGGATTCTTTCTTCTTCATCCGTTCCTATGTTTTCTAAAGAAAGCGGTGCATATTTCTTATCTGAGGCAGAAACCGCAGTTTGCCTTTTCGGTACAGCAATCTCTTCAACAAATGTGCTCCAGCCATTGCAGCCAGGACATTTGCCCATCCATTTGGGCGACTCGTATCCACATTCTTGACATACATAAATATTTTTTGCCTTTGCCATATGATCTTCCTTTTTTATTAAAGTAAAGCACATCTATAAAAGATGTGCTTTAAAATTATCCTATCTTTTCAATTTTAACTTTCTGTGCTCCATTACTGAAATCTACGCTAAAGGTTACTTTACCTGCCAAGCTTGATCTAACTTTCCCAACATGAACATGATCGATAAATATTTTATAATCCTTTTCAGGCTCTAGTTCCATAGTGATTTGCGCGTCGTGTTCTCCTTCTACGGAAAAAGAAATATTTTTCTCATCCATATCGAAATTATGAACAGTCGTTCCGGGAACTGATTCATAAAGCAGTATACCATTTTTCTCTAACTTAGTAATTTCATTGTAAGTCTTAACTTTGTATAAATTACCATCCACTTCAAAGTCAAGGACTTTCTTTTTTGTCTCCATCAAGTGATTCCCAAAACTTATTGTCCCATTTTCTTCTACGCGAATCAATTCTTCAATGGCTGCCACAGCATTAACCCCCTAGACTTATTTTAATCATTCTAATTATACTCTATTTTGCTCGTGAATTCCATTAAAAAAATCATTTTTTGATAAATATCTTACTACTTATTAAAAGTCAAATGATCACTTTCAAATTCGATTCTGACATGGTCTCCTTCTTTGATTTTACCTTCCAGGATCTCTTCTGCCAGTCTGTCTTCTATTTTGGATTGAATCGCTCTTCTAAGAGGTCTTGCGCCATATGCCTGATCAAATCCTTCTTTGGCAAGATATTCTTTGGCAGCATCTGAAATTTCAATCGTTATGCCCATGTTTTCTTTAATGCGTTTTGCCAGTTGGTTCACCATAATGGATACAATTTCTTTGATATCCTCCTCGGCAAGCGGATGGAATACAATCATTTCATCAATTCGGTTGATAAATTCAGGTCTAAACAACCGTTTCACTTCATCCATTACATTTTTCTTCATATCTTCATAATTTTTTGCCTGGTCATCTGTTGAAGTAAAGCCTAGTCGTTTTGGATTAATAATGTTTCTTGCTCCAATATTGGATGTCATAATGACAACGGTATTTTTGAAATCTACTCTTCTTCCCTGAGAATCTGTAATATGCCCGTCATCCAGTACTTGCAGAAGTATGTTAAATACATCTGGATGCGCTTTTTCAATTTCATCAAAAAGAATAACAGAATAAGGTTTTCTTCTTACTTTTTCACTTAATTGTCCACCTTCATCATATCCTACATATCCCGGAGGTGAACCAATCAGCTTTGATACGCTGTGCTTTTCCATGTATTCAGACATATCGATGCGTATCATAGCATTCTCATCTCCAAAAAGTGCTTCTGCCAAAGCTTTTGTAAGCTCTGTTTTACCCACACCGGTTGGTCCTAAGAACAGGAAGGAACCAATAGGACGTTTCGGATCTTTTAAACCCACTCTTCCTCTTCTGATTGCCCTTGATACTGCTTCTACAGCTTGTTTTTGGCCAACAACTCTTTTATGAAGGATTTCCTCCATATTCTTCAATCTTTCGCTCTCTTCTTCTGCTAATTTTTTAACCGGAATTCCTGTCCAGCTGGATACAATGTCTGCAATTTCTTCTTCAGTAACCACCTGTGAAGATTTAGTATGCCTTGTTTGCCATTCATCCTTTTCTTGTTCCAACAGCTGTCTGATTTCATTTTGCTTTTTCTTGATTTCTCCAGCCTTTTCAAATTCTTCAGTTTTGATAGCAGATTCCTTTTCTTTTTCCAGTTCTTCAAGTTTCTTTTCCAATTCTTTTACATTGGGCGGAGCTGTAAAGGTACGAAGCCTCACTCTTGAAGCCGCCTCATCGATTAAATCAATTGCTTTATCCGGCAAAAATCTGTCCGTAATATATCTATTGGATAATTTTACAGCTGCAACAATAGATTCATCTGTAATATGAACCTGATGATGCGCTTCGTATTTATCCCTTAACCCTTTTAAAATTTCAATCGCTTCTTCCTCTGTCGGCTGTTCAACCTTAATCGGTTGGAAACGGCGCTCTAAGGCTGCATCTTTCTCTATATGCTTTCTATATTCATCCAAAGTTGTAGCACCGATTACCTGAATTTCACCCCGCGCCAGAGAAGGCTTCAGAATATTGGAAGCATCTATCGCGCCTTCAGCAGCTCCTGCCCCAATTATAGTATGGAGCTCATCGATAAATAATATTACATTCCCAGCAGCACGAATTTCATCCAATGCTTTTTTAATTCTTTCTTCAAATTCTCCCCTGTATTTAGAACCCGCCACCATAGCAGACAAATCCAAAGAAACCACACGTTTGTCTTTTAAAATCTCCGGAATATTTCCTTCAACAATTTTCTGCGCTAACCCTTCTGCTATGGCTGTTTTACCTACTCCAGGCTCTCCAACCAAACAAGGATTATTCTTGGTTCTTCTGCTGAGTACCTGAATTACTCTTTCGATTTCCTTATCTCTGCCAATAATGGGGTCAAACTTTTGCTCACTGGCCATTACTGTTAAATCCCGGCTAAATTGATCCAGAGTCGGAGTGTTGGTTTTGCCGGGCTTTCTGTTCTGCTTGCCCATAGGCATTCCATTCTGGCCTTTATCTCCTTCACCCAACATAGCCATAATATCTTCATATATCTTTTGAGGATTAACCTCCATACTGAGCAATAATTTCACTGCAATGGAATCCGTTTCTCTAAGAAGTGCAAGAAGCAAGTGCTCTGTTCCAATGTAGCCTGTTCCCATTTTTAATGCTTCTCTAAGGCTGTTTTCTATAACTCTTTTGGCTCTGGGAGTAAAATCCTGCGGTTCTGAGATCATTGCTTCGCCGGTTCCAATAATAGCTCTTAATTTATCTATGATTTCACCTTCTGTAACTCCCTGATTTTTCAGTGCTCTTGCTGCAACGCTGTCGCCACCTCTTATAAGTCCCAGAAGCAAATGCTCTGTTCCTACATATCCATGGCCTAGTTCTGCTGCAGCTTGCTGAGAAGATTGAAGAGCTTCCTGTGCACGTTTTGTAAATTTCCCCATCATAAAAGCATTCCTCCTTTTTTCAATACGTATATATAATCTATATTATCTCTCGAATTGGCTTCTTACAAATGCAGCTCTTTGCATGTCTCTTTCCTGACTGTTTAAATCCGTTCCAACTCTTTTTTGTAAAATAGCCGGCTGCACATACATGATCAATTCATAAAAACTGATTACTGGTCTTGCTTCATTTAATATACCCATATCAAATCCCATTTTCATATCTGATAAAAGTGTCATAGTTTCTTTAGTGGTTAACATTCTGGCATACCTTAAGGTACCGTAGGATCTGTAAATTTTATCTTTAAGAGCTTCACTATTTTCCTTAAAGATTTTCTCTCTCATCTGTTTTTCCTGCTCGGCAACCTGAAGGGCTATATTGTTCAAATTTTCTATCATTTCTTTCTCAGATTGCCCCAATGTAATTTGATTAGATATCTGATAAAGGTTTCCTTCTGCCTGGGTACCTTCCCCATATAGCCCTCTTACGGTAATGCCCAGCTTTCCTATGGCGTAAAAAATATTCTGAAGCTGTCCTGACCATTCAAGGGCAGGCAGATGCATCATATAGGATGCTCTCATTCCTGTTCCTACATTGGTTGGGCATGAAGTCAAATATCCCAGCTTTTCATTAAAAGCATATTCTATGGACTCCTCCAGTACATTGTCAATTTTATCCGCTAAATCCCATGCCTTTTCCATATTCATGCCTAAAGCAACCGATTGAATTCTGAGATGGTCTTCTTCATTGACCATGATACTGATTGACTCATCGTTTTTCAAGAGTACTCCACAGGGAGCCGCTTTTTTAACCAATTCAGGACTAATGACATGACTTTCCATCAGCGCCCTTTTATCTATAGGATTTATTCCAAACACGGGTATATATTCAAATTCTTTGGATAAAATCGTATTACCTTCTAAAAGAATCCTCTTGGTTTCTTCAATCATTTTTTCAGCAGCGGAAGCAGACAGACGGATAGAAAATGGATATTTTTTATAATTTCTCGCCAATCTGATTCGACTGGAAACGATAATATCGGTATCTATATTTTCTTCATACCATTTTTTCATCTGTTTTCTCCCCCCTCTAATGCACGAATTCTGTCTCGAAGGGATGCTGCTTTTTCATACTCTTCCATTTCAATTGCTTTCTTAAGTTCTTTTCGCAGCATTTCCAGTTCTCTTTTAACTTTTAACTCTCCGGCTGCTCTGTTAGGCAATTTACCTGTATGGATATTATTCCCATGAAGCTTTTTAATAATAGGGGTTAATTGTTTATAAAAAGCAGAATAACACTCTGCACATCCAAATCGTCCTGTTTTTCTGAATTCATCATAGGTCATTTTACAGTTCTGGCATTGAAGAACTTCTTTTTGATCTATATAATTTTTATATTTTTCTGTATTGCCAAAGGGCATATCCAGTAATCCAGTCAAAAAATCCTGAAAGGATATTGGTGTCTGAAAGTGTATAGATTCAGTTTCTTTTGCACATTGCTCACATAAATACATTTCGGTTTTCTCACCGTTATTAATATGGGTAACATGTACTGATGCCGGATTATTTCCGCAACGTTCACACAGCATAATGATCCCCCTTTTATAAATACTTGTTTTAAACATCCCACAAACGATGTTCATTTATACAAAAAATTGATAAAACAAAGACCTTTTATAAAGGCCTTTGTTAAAATATATGACCGCAGGAAATACATTGCTTTGCTTCCGGGTTGTTTCCTATCTGGCACTCCGGACAAAATTTTAATAGCAAAAGTCCGTCATTTCCTGCCTCTGGCTTTGGAATATCCTCTGATCTATGTATTTCTTCAGTTTCATAATCTTCCTGAACTGTGTGGGTTTCATCTTTCAGAATGTTTATTTCTTGTTCCAGTTGAGCTACTGTTTTAATCTGATCTTTTATCTGGCTGCATAAAGTTTCTATTTTATTGACATTATCTGATTCATTATTATGAATCTGATAGGCCAGCTTTCCCAGTTCTTCATATAACAAACTGAGTTTATTTTTTTCTTTGGAATAATCCCTGCTGAGTTTTAAGAGATCCAGCCCATCTTTTGCCTTTTTGCCAATAAAAGCTGTTGTGAGTTCTACTTTTTCTAAAATTCCTTGAAAACGGCTCATTTTAATTTCTCCTTTTTAAAAAAGTGCTCTTCCACAGGACAAACAGAATTTATCATCTATTCCGTTTTCCGATTTGCAGGTAGGGCAAATCTTGGTTTCTGTTTTTTCTTCTGTTCTGGTTTCAGTTTGTACTTTGGAAATATCATTATTTTCAACTTCTTGGGAACTCTCCTGAGTTTGATCTTTTGATTGCATTACTTCTTCTTTAACAGGAACATTGCTCATAGAGGTACCGCATTTAGGGCAAAATTTCGCTCCCTTCTCTACCTCTTTCCCGCATCCCGGACAAATTCTTACTTTCTTTAATTCCTCCATTTTCTTCTGGAGTTCTTCTATTTTTTCTTCCACCTCTTTAATTTCTAAATACTTTTCATCAAAAAATTTACCTAAAGAACCGCCATATTGATATATTTCATGGACTTTTTTTCCTATTTCGTAATAAAGATTCTTCAAACGATCCTGTTCTTTCCCAAGCTCCACATTGACTTTTGCGGTAGTATAAAATTCTCCTGTACTGTCTTTTACAGTCCGTACTGCTTTCGCTAACTTGCTTCTCCAATCATCGAAGGGCATACTCTTCACCTCTTATTCTTATTTTCCCATCCTGAAAAAATACTGGTAAATAAGTGGCGGTTACATGCTTCACAGTTGATACCTATTATTATTTATTATATGCCTTATATCGTAATAATGCAATAATCTGCTAAATGCTTTTAGAGTAATCATTTAATTCTATTATACTATTTATAATGAAAAATGCAAAAACCGTACCACTATAACAGTAATACGGTTTTTGAAACATAAAGTATGATTCTATTGAGGATTATACATGCCGTGCTGATACATATAGTTGAAAATTTGCTCACCGTGCTCTTGTTCTTCTTTCTGGATATGGTTTAAAATCTGACGGATGTTCGGATCTTTGAATTCAAAGATGGCTGTATTATAAGCACCAGATACATATTTTTCAGTCATAAGCATATGGGTGCAAAGAGTAGCGTCTTCCTGATTATAACTTTGGGACTGAGAAGTACTTTGCTGACTAAATTGCTGTCCGCTTTGGCTCCACTGTTGTCCGCTTTGACCTGACTGCCCGCTTTGGCTTGAGGACATCTGGGGTATTTCTCCATTTAGGAGTTGATTAATCGTGTTAAGATGCTCCTGTTCTTTGGATGCAAGGTTGTTAAACAGTTGTTTTAATTCTGTGCAATGAACACGACTTGCATAGTCCTGATATTCTTTTATGCAAACTTCTTCATGGCTTTTTTGATCTTCCAGAAGCATCCTTTCTTTTTGAGTTAATTGGACTTTTTGAGCAAATTGAACTGACAAATTAACACCTCCGATTATTTGATTGTCCTGATATATTTTGTCCATATTACTTAATATTATGTAATAAAAAGCGATCTCCTTAAGGAAAAAACACTTTCCAAATATTCACAAATACAAGCTCCTTTTGAATACTATACAGTATAAATGTCAAAAGGAGGGCTTAGTATGCGCAGATTAAGAACAGGTATTGTTCTGACACTGGCATTGGTGCTGATTGGAACTTGCCTTTCTGGTTGCAGTGAAAAGAAATTACAAACCATAAGGCTTAATGAAGTAGTACATTCCGCATTTTATGCTCCTCAATATGTAGCAATCGAGAAAGGATTCTTTGAGGAAGAAGGCCTTAAAATTGAACTGACTTCTGGATGGGGCGCAGACAAATCCATGGCAGCTCTGATTTCAGGAGATGCCGATATTGGAATGATGGGTACAGAAGCAGCAATTTATGTTTATAACCAGGGTAAAGAAAATTACGGGGTTGTTTTCGCTCAGCAAACCCAAAGAGCCGGGAATTTCCTTATAAGCAGAAAAGAAGAACCCGACTTTAAATGGACAGATTTAAAGGGCAAAACTGTCATCGGCGGCCGTCCCGGAGGAATGCCTCAGATGGTATTTGAGTATATTTTAAAGAAAAATGGACTAAAACCCTTTGAAGACGTTGATATCATAACGAATCTTCAATTCACTGCAACCGCAGGTGCATTTGTAGGCGGCACGGGAGATTATACAATCGAATTTGAACCTACCGCCTCTACGATTGAAGAACAAAACAATGGCCATGTGGTGGCTTCTTTGGGAACAGCCAGCGGAATGGTGCCTTATACGGTTTTCATAGCTTCTAAAGAATTTATAGAAAAAAATCCAGAAACCATTCAAAAGTTTACAAATGCATTTTATAAAGGTCAGGTGTGGGTAAAAGAACATACTCCTGAAGAAATTGCCGAGGCAATCCATCCTCAATTTAAAGAAACAGATATAAAACTTTTGACCAAAATCATCAAACGTTATAAAGAACAGGATACATGGTGTGAAACGCCAATGATGA
This is a stretch of genomic DNA from Defluviitalea raffinosedens. It encodes these proteins:
- a CDS encoding protein arginine kinase; its protein translation is MKKWYEENIDTDIIVSSRIRLARNYKKYPFSIRLSASAAEKMIEETKRILLEGNTILSKEFEYIPVFGINPIDKRALMESHVISPELVKKAAPCGVLLKNDESISIMVNEEDHLRIQSVALGMNMEKAWDLADKIDNVLEESIEYAFNEKLGYLTSCPTNVGTGMRASYMMHLPALEWSGQLQNIFYAIGKLGITVRGLYGEGTQAEGNLYQISNQITLGQSEKEMIENLNNIALQVAEQEKQMREKIFKENSEALKDKIYRSYGTLRYARMLTTKETMTLLSDMKMGFDMGILNEARPVISFYELIMYVQPAILQKRVGTDLNSQERDMQRAAFVRSQFER
- a CDS encoding endosialidase, yielding MAAIEELIRVEENGTISFGNHLMETKKKVLDFEVDGNLYKVKTYNEITKLEKNGILLYESVPGTTVHNFDMDEKNISFSVEGEHDAQITMELEPEKDYKIFIDHVHVGKVRSSLAGKVTFSVDFSNGAQKVKIEKIG
- a CDS encoding zinc-ribbon domain-containing protein, translated to MPFDDWRSKLAKAVRTVKDSTGEFYTTAKVNVELGKEQDRLKNLYYEIGKKVHEIYQYGGSLGKFFDEKYLEIKEVEEKIEELQKKMEELKKVRICPGCGKEVEKGAKFCPKCGTSMSNVPVKEEVMQSKDQTQESSQEVENNDISKVQTETRTEEKTETKICPTCKSENGIDDKFCLSCGRALF
- a CDS encoding UvrB/UvrC motif-containing protein, with product MLCERCGNNPASVHVTHINNGEKTEMYLCEQCAKETESIHFQTPISFQDFLTGLLDMPFGNTEKYKNYIDQKEVLQCQNCKMTYDEFRKTGRFGCAECYSAFYKQLTPIIKKLHGNNIHTGKLPNRAAGELKVKRELEMLRKELKKAIEMEEYEKAASLRDRIRALEGGENR
- a CDS encoding ATP-dependent Clp protease ATP-binding subunit gives rise to the protein MMGKFTKRAQEALQSSQQAAAELGHGYVGTEHLLLGLIRGGDSVAARALKNQGVTEGEIIDKLRAIIGTGEAMISEPQDFTPRAKRVIENSLREALKMGTGYIGTEHLLLALLRETDSIAVKLLLSMEVNPQKIYEDIMAMLGEGDKGQNGMPMGKQNRKPGKTNTPTLDQFSRDLTVMASEQKFDPIIGRDKEIERVIQVLSRRTKNNPCLVGEPGVGKTAIAEGLAQKIVEGNIPEILKDKRVVSLDLSAMVAGSKYRGEFEERIKKALDEIRAAGNVILFIDELHTIIGAGAAEGAIDASNILKPSLARGEIQVIGATTLDEYRKHIEKDAALERRFQPIKVEQPTEEEAIEILKGLRDKYEAHHQVHITDESIVAAVKLSNRYITDRFLPDKAIDLIDEAASRVRLRTFTAPPNVKELEKKLEELEKEKESAIKTEEFEKAGEIKKKQNEIRQLLEQEKDEWQTRHTKSSQVVTEEEIADIVSSWTGIPVKKLAEEESERLKNMEEILHKRVVGQKQAVEAVSRAIRRGRVGLKDPKRPIGSFLFLGPTGVGKTELTKALAEALFGDENAMIRIDMSEYMEKHSVSKLIGSPPGYVGYDEGGQLSEKVRRKPYSVILFDEIEKAHPDVFNILLQVLDDGHITDSQGRRVDFKNTVVIMTSNIGARNIINPKRLGFTSTDDQAKNYEDMKKNVMDEVKRLFRPEFINRIDEMIVFHPLAEEDIKEIVSIMVNQLAKRIKENMGITIEISDAAKEYLAKEGFDQAYGARPLRRAIQSKIEDRLAEEILEGKIKEGDHVRIEFESDHLTFNK
- a CDS encoding spore coat protein, which translates into the protein MDKIYQDNQIIGGVNLSVQFAQKVQLTQKERMLLEDQKSHEEVCIKEYQDYASRVHCTELKQLFNNLASKEQEHLNTINQLLNGEIPQMSSSQSGQSGQSGQQWSQSGQQFSQQSTSQSQSYNQEDATLCTHMLMTEKYVSGAYNTAIFEFKDPNIRQILNHIQKEEQEHGEQIFNYMYQHGMYNPQ
- a CDS encoding DUF1573 domain-containing protein, whose amino-acid sequence is MSDLRNAITDEFQYTVDNLLVRNKSILDQLTKYQDSCARVNRTIAKAVTHCGCIQINSQKQKYPEDDSDMSLEDLKLIMNDHLEGKLCDNCRDFIEKEMGRNLFYLASLCNTLDLNLYDILLKELDRVQMLGKFTLR
- the radA gene encoding DNA repair protein RadA; the protein is MAKAKNIYVCQECGYESPKWMGKCPGCNGWSTFVEEIAVPKRQTAVSASDKKYAPLSLENIGTDEEERIRTGSNELDRVLGGGIVKGSLVLVGGDPGIGKSTLLLQMCEHIGNNGAKILYASGEESVRQIKMRADRLGVKTSNLLLISETNMDVIEGAIKNASPDLVIVDSIQTVFKEEITSAPGSVSQVREATSSMMRISKGQNIPIIIVGHVTKEGSLAGPRVLEHMVDTVLYFEGERHATYRVLRAVKNRFGSTNEIGVFEMQDKGLMEVQNPSELMLAGRPLNVPGSIVTCCMEGTRPMLVEVQALVCFTNFGMPRRTATGIDYNRVVLLMAVLEKRVGMQLISYDSYVNLAGGIKVTEPALDLGIIAAIASSFKDQVIDPHMAVFGEVGLTGEVRGISMAEKRIMECAKMGFKACVIPKANLKGLKPVDGIKIYGVENVNEALQIILK
- a CDS encoding ABC transporter substrate-binding protein, whose protein sequence is MRRLRTGIVLTLALVLIGTCLSGCSEKKLQTIRLNEVVHSAFYAPQYVAIEKGFFEEEGLKIELTSGWGADKSMAALISGDADIGMMGTEAAIYVYNQGKENYGVVFAQQTQRAGNFLISRKEEPDFKWTDLKGKTVIGGRPGGMPQMVFEYILKKNGLKPFEDVDIITNLQFTATAGAFVGGTGDYTIEFEPTASTIEEQNNGHVVASLGTASGMVPYTVFIASKEFIEKNPETIQKFTNAFYKGQVWVKEHTPEEIAEAIHPQFKETDIKLLTKIIKRYKEQDTWCETPMMKEESLTLLQDILESAGELDKRVPFEAIVNNEFAEKAVQQQ